The Mucilaginibacter sp. PAMB04168 genome contains the following window.
CAAGAATACCGATAACCGGCTTATCATCCGTTATTTTGACACCAATACCATGATGACTGAACCCACAGCTAAATAAATTATTCCTGTGAGGTGTATTCGTAAACTTTTAGTTAAAATTTGTTAACAATATTTGAGGCAATGTGTTATTACTACAATAAATAACTAATAACTCAAATCATGGCAACAAATTTCAATCCTGAACATAGCGAAGGCCCAGTAGCCAAAGCTATCGAACAGCAAACCGCCAAGCTACCATCTGATCTATTTTTGTGGGCGGCGTTAGGTTCAATGGCAGTTTCTGCTACTTTAAAAATTATGAAAAAAGACAAGACTGCATTGTTTGTTGGACAATGGGCAGCACCATTCCTGCTGTTGGGCTTATACAACAAAGTGGTTAAGTTAGAAGGAAGTGAGTAATCAATTACATCTTCAAGAAAATAAAAAGCCGGTTAAATTAGATTTTTAACCGGCTTTTTTGTTGCTTCCAACTGCATGTAATCAGCTATCACCCGTTCAGTTACATCATTGCTGTGGCTAAACGCAGTAATGATACTTTGCTGGTCGGTATCAGTTCTGTTTTGACTCAATTTCTTTTTGCCTTGCAGGTCGGTTACTTTAATATCAAACACTACAATGCCTTTGCACATTTTCAACTTATAATCTAAGGGTATGTTGTTCCATTGTTTCAGGTAGTCGGCATCGTAAAAAGATACCATGTGTTCTAAGGCTTTTAGTTGCTCGCTTTCGTTTGTTACAATCGTAGCTACGCCGTAAGCATGTACAGCAATATAGTTCCATGTTGGCACGTTTAAATCTTTTTCGTAGTGCTTGGGTGCAATGTAAGCATGTGGCTCTGTAAATATAACGAGCGATTGCCCTTTAATAACATCGCTGGCCTGCGGATTAGCTGCAGCAAGATGTGAGGACAAAACAACCGCATC
Protein-coding sequences here:
- a CDS encoding FMN-binding negative transcriptional regulator, which encodes MYIPKHFQITDTQEAVSFMQRYSFATLVNNTNDGLPQATHLPFLVKHEGDAVVLSSHLAAANPQASDVIKGQSLVIFTEPHAYIAPKHYEKDLNVPTWNYIAVHAYGVATIVTNESEQLKALEHMVSFYDADYLKQWNNIPLDYKLKMCKGIVVFDIKVTDLQGKKKLSQNRTDTDQQSIITAFSHSNDVTERVIADYMQLEATKKPVKNLI